In one Paenibacillus sp. JQZ6Y-1 genomic region, the following are encoded:
- a CDS encoding sensor histidine kinase, with product MDILLCTIIAILLLLVWFQHHRYKQHQANLLYACNKLKAINNEHTDEKLLLHTEDIHLKTLLNEINRLLEKNQKTVASYYQMEVSIRKMLSNISHDLRTPLTVVLGYIEVILNDPSLNRNEVDVLLTKVHDKTIEVLSLMKKFFDLVKLESGDHDIEISKIDVSEICKTNILSFYDILTAQDIEVVIDIAEEQHCWAYGNEEELNRILNNLLSNAVRYGSDGQFLGLAVRQQPQHICIDVWDKGKGISEKHKDRVFERMYTLEDSRNRLYQGSGLGLTITKRLVEKMGGDISFVSKPFEKTVFTVMLKRYSA from the coding sequence ATGGATATCCTGCTATGCACGATTATTGCGATTCTGCTGCTACTGGTCTGGTTTCAGCATCATCGGTACAAGCAACATCAGGCAAATCTGTTGTACGCCTGCAACAAGCTGAAGGCAATCAACAATGAGCATACCGACGAGAAGCTGCTGCTGCATACGGAGGATATTCATCTCAAAACATTGCTGAACGAAATCAACCGTTTGCTGGAAAAGAATCAGAAAACTGTTGCTTCCTATTATCAGATGGAAGTATCCATCCGCAAAATGCTATCCAATATTTCACATGATTTGCGTACACCACTGACGGTCGTATTGGGGTATATCGAGGTCATTTTAAATGATCCGTCCCTGAATCGAAACGAGGTGGATGTTTTGCTGACCAAAGTGCATGACAAAACGATTGAAGTGCTTAGTTTAATGAAAAAGTTCTTTGATCTGGTCAAATTAGAATCCGGCGATCATGATATTGAAATCTCCAAAATTGATGTGAGTGAGATTTGCAAAACGAATATTTTGAGCTTTTATGACATTTTAACCGCCCAGGATATTGAGGTGGTTATTGATATTGCGGAAGAACAGCATTGTTGGGCATATGGCAATGAAGAAGAATTGAATCGCATCTTGAATAATTTGCTGTCCAATGCGGTGCGCTATGGAAGTGATGGGCAGTTTCTCGGATTGGCAGTACGTCAGCAGCCACAGCATATTTGTATTGATGTATGGGATAAAGGTAAAGGCATCAGCGAAAAGCATAAAGACCGTGTATTCGAGCGCATGTACACGCTGGAGGACTCCCGTAATCGACTGTATCAGGGCAGTGGTCTTGGTTTAACGATCACTAAGCGGCTGGTGGAAAAGATGGGCGGCGATATCTCCTTTGTCAGTAAACCGTTTGAGAAGACAGTATTCACCGTCATGCTCAAGCGATACAGCGCCTAA
- a CDS encoding response regulator transcription factor produces the protein MNNRILLIEDDLSISELIQTQFEKDGFHISCAYDGEEALRMFSTDSFDMMLLDLMLPKLDGIEILKLVRAKSMIPILIMSAKDGDLDKALGLGFGADDYISKPFSMIELTARVKANIRRAQQYSTPMPAVEMEVHTEKIHVGDLDLDTDNFAVYKSEDEIKLTAKEFQILKLFMTHPKKVFTKAQLYTLVWGEDYFGDNNVINVHMRRLREKIEDDPSEPRYIKTLWGIGYKLGEF, from the coding sequence TTGAATAATCGCATTTTGTTGATTGAAGATGACTTGTCCATCAGCGAATTGATTCAGACTCAATTTGAAAAAGATGGTTTTCATATTAGCTGTGCCTATGACGGGGAAGAGGCATTGCGCATGTTTTCAACCGATTCTTTTGATATGATGCTGCTTGATTTGATGCTACCTAAGCTGGACGGGATCGAAATTTTAAAGCTGGTTCGTGCCAAAAGTATGATTCCCATCCTCATCATGTCTGCCAAAGACGGCGATCTCGATAAAGCATTGGGACTCGGATTTGGAGCCGACGATTACATATCCAAGCCATTTTCTATGATTGAATTGACTGCAAGGGTCAAAGCCAATATTCGGCGCGCGCAGCAATATTCCACGCCTATGCCAGCGGTGGAGATGGAAGTACATACTGAAAAGATTCATGTAGGTGATCTTGATCTGGATACTGATAATTTTGCAGTTTATAAAAGCGAAGATGAGATCAAGCTGACTGCCAAGGAATTTCAGATTTTAAAATTGTTTATGACACATCCGAAAAAGGTATTTACCAAGGCACAGCTGTATACGCTAGTGTGGGGTGAAGACTATTTTGGCGATAATAATGTGATCAATGTACATATGAGAAGATTGCGCGAGAAGATTGAGGATGATCCATCGGAGCCGCGCTATATTAAGACATTATGGGGAATCGGCTACAAGCTGGGGGAATTCTAA
- a CDS encoding molybdopterin-dependent oxidoreductase, which yields MSAYTKQPDGIFKTVCSLDCPDQCGLLVHKENGNIVKIAGDPEHPVTKGNICNKVRHMAERIYDEKRLTHPLKRIGPKGSRQFARISWDEALETIASRWKALIAEHGPESILPYSFYGNMGNINAEGMDRRFFHRMGASQLERTICTAAGGAGFKYTVGGSIGADPEDTVHTKLFILWGINAVSTNMHQITLAQQARKQGAKIVVIDVHKNQTGRLADWFIPILPGTDTALALGLMHILFAEQRVDEVFLQQHTIGHEQLREHVKQYDPATVASITGVPVDDLYKLAHLYHETTPALIRIGNGLQHHDNGGMNTRAITCLSVLTGQWLVQGGGAIRSNSAYLAHNAQALQRPDLLQKRNTRSFNMNQLGRALNDTEPPVHSLYVYSCNPAVVAPRAGQVRQGLEREDLFTVVHDLFLTETASYADIILPATSAFENLDFYSSYWHHYMQIGEPIIEAYGESKSNTEVFRLLAQAMGYEEQALQDSDEQLIRQALDHSANEGLDPINYDALVEHKFIKANRPTIYPERLTTPSGKVELYSETLLHMGLPPLPTYIPLREQDQDGYIFIPGPTHNFLNSTFSNNAKHAGMEKMPKLFIHTEDAEREGITDGDWVIISNDNGSCELMATVGETVLPGVVVSQGLWADSNDHQPKHLVNALTSDRLSDMGGGATFFSSRIRLKRKPSETVTEPLKHTVSL from the coding sequence ATGTCTGCTTATACCAAGCAACCCGATGGCATATTTAAAACGGTCTGCTCTCTGGACTGCCCCGACCAATGCGGTCTACTCGTACACAAAGAGAACGGCAACATTGTCAAAATCGCCGGTGATCCTGAGCATCCGGTAACCAAGGGCAATATTTGCAATAAAGTCCGTCATATGGCGGAACGCATTTATGATGAGAAGCGCCTCACTCATCCGTTAAAACGAATCGGACCGAAGGGCAGTCGTCAATTTGCTCGTATCAGTTGGGACGAGGCACTAGAGACGATTGCTTCGCGCTGGAAGGCGCTGATTGCCGAGCATGGACCGGAAAGTATTCTGCCATACAGCTTTTATGGCAATATGGGCAATATTAATGCTGAGGGTATGGATCGTCGCTTTTTCCACCGTATGGGTGCAAGTCAGCTGGAGCGTACGATTTGTACAGCTGCTGGGGGTGCTGGCTTCAAATATACGGTAGGCGGCAGCATCGGTGCTGATCCCGAAGATACCGTGCATACGAAGCTGTTTATTTTATGGGGCATCAATGCAGTTAGCACCAATATGCACCAGATCACGCTGGCGCAGCAGGCACGCAAGCAGGGTGCTAAGATTGTCGTCATCGACGTACACAAAAATCAAACCGGACGACTTGCCGATTGGTTTATACCGATTCTGCCGGGTACAGATACGGCACTCGCACTTGGTCTAATGCATATTCTGTTTGCCGAACAACGGGTAGATGAGGTATTTTTACAGCAGCATACGATTGGGCATGAGCAACTACGTGAGCATGTAAAGCAGTATGATCCAGCTACAGTGGCTAGCATCACTGGTGTACCTGTGGATGATCTGTACAAGCTGGCGCATCTCTATCACGAGACGACACCTGCCTTAATCCGCATCGGCAATGGATTGCAGCATCATGATAACGGTGGTATGAATACGCGTGCGATTACCTGCCTGTCCGTCTTAACAGGACAATGGCTGGTGCAGGGCGGCGGGGCGATTCGCTCCAACTCCGCGTATCTGGCGCATAATGCACAGGCATTGCAGCGCCCGGATCTGCTGCAAAAGCGCAATACACGCTCCTTCAATATGAACCAACTGGGACGTGCGCTGAATGATACAGAGCCGCCCGTGCATTCCTTATACGTATACAGCTGTAACCCAGCGGTCGTGGCGCCGCGTGCGGGTCAGGTGCGACAAGGGCTGGAGCGTGAGGATTTGTTCACCGTTGTGCATGATCTGTTTTTGACAGAGACAGCTTCGTATGCGGATATTATTTTACCGGCGACCTCAGCGTTCGAGAATCTGGATTTCTATAGCTCGTACTGGCATCATTATATGCAGATTGGCGAGCCGATTATCGAAGCGTACGGCGAAAGTAAATCCAATACCGAAGTGTTCCGTTTGCTAGCACAAGCGATGGGATATGAGGAGCAAGCGCTACAGGATAGCGACGAGCAATTGATTCGGCAGGCACTGGATCATTCGGCAAATGAAGGGCTTGATCCTATTAATTACGATGCGCTGGTGGAGCACAAATTCATCAAGGCAAACCGACCGACGATTTATCCAGAACGACTAACTACGCCGAGCGGCAAAGTGGAGCTGTATTCAGAAACTTTGCTGCATATGGGACTGCCACCGCTGCCGACCTATATTCCGCTGCGGGAGCAGGATCAGGATGGGTATATCTTTATCCCAGGACCGACGCATAATTTCCTCAATTCCACCTTCTCCAATAATGCCAAGCATGCAGGCATGGAAAAGATGCCAAAATTGTTTATCCATACTGAGGATGCGGAACGCGAAGGCATTACGGACGGCGACTGGGTGATCATTTCCAATGACAATGGCTCCTGCGAGTTAATGGCGACCGTAGGCGAAACCGTACTTCCGGGCGTTGTAGTCAGCCAAGGCTTATGGGCAGACAGTAACGACCATCAACCGAAGCATCTGGTGAATGCTCTCACGTCAGACCGATTATCCGATATGGGCGGCGGAGCGACCTTCTTTTCCAGTCGCATTCGTCTAAAACGTAAGCCTTCAGAGACAGTAACCGAACCATTGAAGCATACCGTATCCCTCTAG
- a CDS encoding diguanylate cyclase, translating into MQTIIQTLFNNLTFLTTFLFFSNLFLKFFGQRMGRKSNWLLPILFGLLAGGVGITMMMFFSIRFHSGSNTIIVDFRQLAIMISFYYGGGWSGLISAVMIGIYRLFAGETIQFSSWIGLCNIMFTYVLTAICMKRARKVSLKIWMRTLIGTVCIYLIAVTIVNAFSHAYVLHAFYGVFYMLAGLFAYYVIKYMQSADETLVKMREAANHDFLTKLYNPRSFDRLFRSTAEEAEENGSSFALLVLDIDHFKRVNDQYGHLNGDVVLVQIAQLLSETIRKTDFCARKGGEEFAAILTPCTIEEALDIAERVRKRIEEHLFVLEEGQEIALTVSIGVSAYPQLSAERLFYEADQALYQAKETGRNRICVAESNTSQVDIPAHV; encoded by the coding sequence TTTTGGGCAGAGAATGGGACGCAAAAGCAATTGGCTATTGCCTATTCTGTTTGGTTTGCTTGCAGGTGGTGTCGGCATTACGATGATGATGTTTTTCTCCATTCGGTTTCATAGCGGATCGAATACGATTATCGTCGACTTCCGACAGCTTGCGATTATGATTTCCTTTTATTACGGTGGTGGCTGGAGTGGTTTGATCTCGGCAGTGATGATTGGGATTTACCGTTTATTTGCTGGAGAAACGATACAATTCAGTTCATGGATTGGACTTTGTAATATTATGTTTACGTATGTACTGACGGCCATCTGTATGAAGCGTGCTCGCAAGGTTTCGCTCAAAATCTGGATGCGTACACTTATTGGTACAGTATGTATTTATTTGATTGCGGTAACGATTGTGAATGCGTTTAGTCATGCGTATGTACTGCATGCGTTCTACGGTGTATTTTATATGCTAGCTGGATTATTTGCGTATTATGTTATCAAATATATGCAGAGCGCCGACGAGACGCTGGTTAAAATGCGGGAGGCAGCCAATCACGATTTTTTGACCAAGCTGTACAATCCGCGTTCGTTTGACCGTTTATTCCGTTCGACGGCAGAGGAAGCGGAAGAGAATGGTTCGTCCTTTGCGTTGCTGGTGCTCGATATTGATCATTTTAAAAGGGTCAATGACCAATATGGTCATCTCAATGGCGATGTGGTACTCGTGCAGATTGCTCAGTTGCTTAGTGAAACCATTCGGAAAACGGACTTCTGTGCACGTAAGGGTGGCGAGGAGTTTGCTGCGATCCTGACACCATGTACGATTGAGGAAGCGTTGGATATTGCTGAACGGGTACGGAAGCGCATTGAGGAGCATCTATTCGTACTAGAGGAAGGGCAGGAGATTGCCTTGACCGTTTCGATCGGGGTGAGCGCTTATCCGCAGCTGTCGGCAGAACGTTTATTTTACGAAGCAGATCAAGCATTGTATCAAGCCAAAGAAACCGGACGCAATCGTATCTGTGTAGCGGAATCCAATACTTCACAGGTGGATATACCTGCGCACGTCTAA